In Lolium rigidum isolate FL_2022 chromosome 7, APGP_CSIRO_Lrig_0.1, whole genome shotgun sequence, the DNA window TGCCAACTAGACAGTAGGAAACAAAAAAATCTCGAATAAATATACAATAAAAGGTTATATGGTTTCAAGTCATAAAGACCAAGGAGGTTTCATGGGAAATATTCTTTAAATTGTTGGATACTGCATACGATTAAAGCAAATATGCACTTAAGAACCCGTAGgagttttttccttttcttgtgtGGGTTGTTCGATATGTAGGATTGAATCAAATATTTAGGGTTGATTCTCTCAACCTTATTTTTGTAAATATGGTGATGCAAGACTTTGTTGGACTTTCACGACGACACAATCAAATAAATTTGATGCAAACTCAATCATGTAAAATGCCAGTGGGATGACATTATAATAcaacttgtttttgttttcatgtgttttttttgaatttcgcaAAGAATAAGTCCACTAAGAACTATAAATACGATCTTACAACCTAGACATGAAATTTCTCGACGACAAATTCTTTCAAAATTATATGTTTTGATCAAGTGATTACTTAATTACTCCATGGCTCTAGGTAAACAAGGATGAAAGGACACATGTATCACCTAGATGAGTGAAtaagcgatttaaaacttttaaaaAATAAAGTTAATAAATGTAGAATAAAATTAGCATTTAGTTTTTCGAGCACAAAATCTTTATAAACTAGGGCTCATCTATGTGCACCAAAAGCTTATGTTTAGCAATACAATCAACTATATAATATGAAGATATGTAACTTTAAGCACGAAGACTATCACAAAGTAAATTGCAGAACTAATGGGCTTGGGTATATAAATAACTGAAGGGATGCATAAACGATGAGGTATCCTAAAGTTCACTTCCCAAAGAAAGTTAGTCTCAGTTGAAGCAATGCGGAAGCACAATGACATTCCAAAGGCCATGATgcctcaccgtattctcctcgcgcTCTTGTATAtattgataaatgtttatatctaTTTTTGCAACTTTAAATATGGCGTCGTTGAGAGAAGGTTAAGGGGTGGCATATACATTAAAGGAGGGTCTTGTGGATTCACGCTTTTCGGTTGCATTTTTATGTTTCTATTTACAAAATAAACAACCTTTTCACGTtataacaatatatatatatatatctttttcttctttgATAATTTTGTTTACTTTCTCCGACGCATACAAAAATATTGGcgttttaatttaaatttagaaaaatatgagCTAAATCCCCGACAATTTTTATAGATTGGAAGGAGTAGTTTTTTTTTGAGGGGCGAGGCGTTTTTTTTCATTGTAGtgtttatttttttttaaaaaattaattatAGAGTATCTGATTTTGTTGGCCGACCCACTaaagccttgtttggtactagtgtttcagtggggattagtggggataatactctaaaGTATTGGGTGAATCACTGCTGTCActcaatccccacaaaaccccatccccaatccactaggtaggggtagagtattggggattgaagaaattacactaaaatttgggggaaaagtggggaaaagtggggataagtggggattaaactctctcatactctagcaccaaacatgcattggGGATAAGTGGGATTTAAaatttggagcggattatccccgctaattcccactaaaactctagtaccaaacaaggcctaactGTGCGCCTGATGGGCCAGCTTATCCCGTTACCGACTTGAAAGCCCAAGCCTAATCGGAAAAGGAGTACCGACCGCGATTGCCATCTTCAACTTCAAACCAAGCAAACCCCCATCTGAAACCCACCACGCACCAGCAGGCCCGCGACGAACCTTCGAGAAGTTTCCGGAGAGCTGGTTGGTTCACTGCGTCGCGTCCGATCCATGGCGGCTGAGGGgggcggagggggaggcggcggtggcgcggccggggaggGCTTCGAGGAGCGGGTGAAGCGGCTCTTCGGGTCGCGTCTCTTCGGCGACGTCCCGAGCTCCTCCTTCCCGTCCGCTTCCTggtccgtcgccgccggcgaggtcgAGCGCCAGCGCTGGGCGCGCCCTTCAGAGGCccgagacgaggaggaggagggcgccgcGGCCGACCGCGCCGACACGCCGTGCGCCTCCGCGTTCTACGACGCCAACGGGTGCCTCCGCGGCCGGAGGCGGCGGTCCAAGCAGGACTTCGAGGACGACCCCGAAGACGATGAAGATGATAAAGAGGAGGAAGGGAGTGGTCAGGACGGTACCAAGGTGGagctggacgaggaggaggaggttaggGTTTCCATCGGCCTCGACCCGACTCTGGATCGGGAGGTGAGAAAATATTAACTTCCTCATTTTATTCGATTTGACCATTTACATAGTCGATTATGTGTTGTTCCTACAAATTAGGGCTTGAATTACATAGTAATGTCCGATCCGGCTTCATTTATTAGCCATACCCGACTGTAGAGAGGATTTGGGGTATTGTTATCATCATTTTCTACTAGTTTCTGTTGAACCATTGACTGTACAGAGGATTTGGGGTATTCTTGTCATCATTTTCTGCTAGTTTCTGTTGAACCAATGACTGTAGAGAGGATTTGGGGTATTGAAGGACGAGCTGGACGAAGAGGAGTAGTTTTAAGCCCTTTTACTATTATACTTTGGCTACTTACTAAAACTGGTATAAACCATAAAGCAAACTTTTGAATGATGTAGCCTTAAGATGACATTGACCTGATGAAACACTACATTATTTAACTCTGATTCTCCATGAAGTATTTTTCGCTATTTGGCTTACCTTCTATGTGCACTTTGTTAATGTGTTCCGATTGGGTGTGCTAtctttcaggaagaggaggacagATATGATAGAGCGGCATTTGGTAGAGAGGATGCTGCAGACCGTGTATACATGAGTGAAATCATGGATGACGGCATCAACATGAGCATCAATACTGTAGTGCCTGAGCTCCTTGATGATGCCATTGACGAGATCTGTGGTCTATCCAAGGATCCACGTGTAGATCTTGGTGCAGCATCTGCGAGGCTCAGAGAAGACAATGGTTCAGTTAAAGGTATCCCTCATTTGACAACTCAAGCAAAGGAGTGCCCGACTGTCGGGATGCAAGCAGTGCAAACTCAGGATGCTGGGGTGAAGCCTATACTGAAGAGGAAGGAGGAGCAAGGCGATTCAAAACCAAGGAAACGTGTCAGGTTTAATGCTGATGTGAAAGATCAAACGGTGGAGCTTTCTGAACATGACGAAGATTCTCCCATGGTTCCACAGTCCATGGATGTGGTAACTTCAAAGGGCAACTCCTCCACTTCATCTCAGTCTCCTGGGATTCCTGACTATGTTAGGAACCCTGCAAAGTACACACGTTACACTCTGGACACACCGGAGACTACTGATGAATCTAACCGTAGAGCGCTTGCAGATTTGCACAATCTGTTAGGCAGATCAGATCCCAGCAAGCTGCAGCCTGAGACACCTGTTGAGATTCCTAGCTCCGTAACATTCATCCCTCGGAAGAAGCCAGTTGATGCCATGGTGGTGGATGAAGGCCCCAAATCCAGTGATGCAAATTCATCTCTCATTACTCCAGCAGCAGTAGCCTCTGATGGAACCGATCAGTGTGAGATGGATGAAGATGATCCTAAGGCATCACCACCACCACTGATACAGACCAACGCCAAGATGAACTCCCGCCGTTACAGGTCAAGTAGGGCAGATGATGAGTAAAGCTGATGTTTCTGGAGCCCCTGTCGATGTATGTTTAAGAAATTTACAAGTTTTTAAGGTTCCTGATGATGCTACCTGTGTTTAGGGGATACTTTATTGTACCTATTCTTGGTTTTGTGATCGGAGCTGACTGGATGTTAATCACGGTGTAATTTATAATCAATTTATGTTTGAATTTCTTAATAGTGGGAGCTGTGGTTTATGCTGCATctaatttttttcaaaatgttcTATTAATAAGCTGAGTATGCTAATTGCTGAACCAGCTTTTGCTTCTCTTATGTATTCTGGGGACGAATAACAGTGTTTTTATAGGCTCATTGTGCACTCAGGGACCAACTTGAAGAGGAACAGAGCCTTCCCACAGTCCAACAGATAAGCACCAATATTTCTGTCCAGAACCTAGAGTCACCAGAATACACAATATTTGGGTCTTGCATCTCCCTCGAGGAAAATAGTACATCTCGTCCAGGTTCCTGACTAACTTTCAGAACCAGTCTACAAGAAAATTGAATGCCAAGACACTCTATATCAATCTGTACATTCTTATAATTTTATGCTATTTTCCTTCTTATTTGCAGTAATTATTTACTTTCCTCAAGACATTTACAGCGGTGACTACATCTTATCAGCGATTCTGTAGAGCGCATCAGCCACCTTACCAAGAACACCGAGCAAGCCGCTCACTTGGTCCTTCCTCTGCTCCCTATCCAGTTGGCAGTTGATGTTCTGCGCCTCCAGCTGCGCCGCCACCATCCGGCTGCTCCGGTCTAGAATCTCAATAAGCTGGCCCTGCAGGTCAGTGGCTTCTCCTGGTCCCAAGGAGTCATCGCTGCGCTGCCTCTTCTGCCCACTCTGCATTGGTGGTGGGTCATCAGTAATTTGTTCTTGTTGCTTGCCTTTGGATGTTCCTGCTGTTCGAAATTTAGACCGTTAGTTGTTTTCCTCGGGCTGGTTGTTGTATGTCTGTGATTTTGGACAAATAACAGAGTCCAATCGAAGGAAACTCCAACGTCTTACTCAAATAAACTAGCATAACCCTTGTTTTCTGATAAAGTCAATCTCAGGTTTATGAGAAGAAACAAGAGT includes these proteins:
- the LOC124674829 gene encoding uncharacterized protein LOC124674829, encoding MAAEGGGGGGGGGAAGEGFEERVKRLFGSRLFGDVPSSSFPSASWSVAAGEVERQRWARPSEARDEEEEGAAADRADTPCASAFYDANGCLRGRRRRSKQDFEDDPEDDEDDKEEEGSGQDGTKVELDEEEEVRVSIGLDPTLDREEEEDRYDRAAFGREDAADRVYMSEIMDDGINMSINTVVPELLDDAIDEICGLSKDPRVDLGAASARLREDNGSVKGIPHLTTQAKECPTVGMQAVQTQDAGVKPILKRKEEQGDSKPRKRVRFNADVKDQTVELSEHDEDSPMVPQSMDVVTSKGNSSTSSQSPGIPDYVRNPAKYTRYTLDTPETTDESNRRALADLHNLLGRSDPSKLQPETPVEIPSSVTFIPRKKPVDAMVVDEGPKSSDANSSLITPAAVASDGTDQCEMDEDDPKASPPPLIQTNAKMNSRRYRSSRADDE